One region of Miscanthus floridulus cultivar M001 chromosome 19, ASM1932011v1, whole genome shotgun sequence genomic DNA includes:
- the LOC136526554 gene encoding phenylalanine ammonia-lyase-like yields MNPSGDLSSTWFSEKELITTIDSEGVFTYAKDPASASLPLMQKLCTVLVDHALSSGDVEREPSMFSRITKFEEELRVVLPREVEAARVAVAEGTAPVANRIMDSQSFSLYRFVVVWLDQTKRKYLAAAR; encoded by the exons ATGAACCCCTCTGGCGACCTCTCCAGCACGTGGTTCAGCGAGAAGGAGCTCATCACCACCATCGACAGCGAGGGCGTGTTCACATATGCGAAGGATCCGGCCAGCGCCAGCCTGCCGCTGATGCAGAAGCTGTGCACCGTGCTGGTGGACCACGCCCTTAGCAGCGGCGACGTGGAGCGGGAGCCCTCCATGTTCTCCAGGATCACCAAGTTCGAGGAGGAGCTTCGCGTGGTGCTGCCCCGGGAGGTGGAGGCCGCCCGCGTCGCCGTGGCCGAGGGCACCGCCCCCGTGGCGAATCGGATCATGGATAGCCAGTCGTTCTCGCTGTACCGCTTCGTCGTGGTCTGGTTGGACCAGACCAAAC GGAagtacctcgctgcagcgcgCTAG